In one Drosophila albomicans strain 15112-1751.03 chromosome X, ASM965048v2, whole genome shotgun sequence genomic region, the following are encoded:
- the LOC117577996 gene encoding probable fumarate hydratase, mitochondrial — MLRGSLMFLQTQHKLFTNSCRGVTSTMVLHDKGKNGGKGEGKFRVERDTFGELKVPADKLYGAQTMRSVINFPIGDIGERMPMPVIQAMGILKKACADVNKEFGMDAKLSDAVSKACDEVITGKYYKEGHFPLVIWQTGSGTQSNMNANEVISNAAIKEMGGELGSKKPVHPNDHVNKSQSSNDTFPTAIHICVGMELNERLMPAITHLRDALECKSIEFKDIIKIGRTHVMDAVPLTLGQEFSGYAQQLSYALDRIDACLPRVYELALGGTAVGTGLNAPKGFDVKVAARIAELTKLPFVTAPNKFEALAARDAMVEVHGVLNTIAVSLMKIANDIRFLGSGPRCGLGELMLPENEPGSSIMPGKVNPTQCESMTMLCAQVMGNQVAVSIGGSNGHFELNVFKPLIVSNVLRSLRLLADGSVNFSKNCVEGIQPNSERIAKIMNESLMLVTALNPHIGYDKAAKIAKTAHENGTTLKEEALKEGVTEEQFKEWVDPTKMLGPK, encoded by the exons ATGTTGCGCGGTTCATTGATGTTTCTGCAGACGCAGCACAAGCTGTTCACCAACAGCTGTCGTGGCGTCACCAGCACAATGGTGTTGCATGATAAGGGCAAG AACGGGGGCAAGGGCGAGGGAAAGTTTCGCGTGGAACGCGACACATTCGGAGAACTGAAAGTGCCGGCGGACAAGCTTTATGGCGCCCAGACTATGCGCTCGGTGATCAATTTTCCCATTGGCGACATTGGCGAACGCATGCCG ATGCCGGTTATCCAAGCCATGGGCATTCTGAAGAAGGCTTGCGCCGATGTGAACAAGGAATTCGGCATGGATGCCAAGCTGTCGGATGCCGTGTCCAAGGCCTGCGATGAGGTCATCACCGGCAAGTACTACAAGGAGGGACACTTTCCGCTGGTCATCTGGCAAACGGGATCCGGCACCCAGAGCAACATGAATGCCAATGAG GTCATCAGCAATGCTGCCATTAAGGAAATGGGCGGCGAACTGGGCTCCAAGAAGCCGGTGCATCCCAACGATCATGTGAACAAGTCGCAGAGCTCCAACGACACCTTTCCCACGGCCATACACATCTGTGTGGGCATGGAGCTGAATGAGCGCCTCATGCCCGCCATTACGCATCTGCGCGATGCCCTCGAATGCAAGTCCATCGAGTTCAAGGACATCATCAAGATCGGTCGCACCCATGTCATGGACGCCGTGCCGCTAACATTGGGCCAGGAGTTCAGCGGTTATGCCCAGCAGTTAAGCTATGCCCTGGATCGCATTGATGCCTGCTTGCCGCGTGTCTATGAGCTTGCCTTGGGCGGCACAGCCGTCGGCACTGGCCTCAATGCACCCAAGGGCTTCGATGTGAAAGTCGCTGCCCGCATTGCCGAGCTCACCAAGCTGCCATTTGTGACGGCGCCCAACAAGTTCGAGGCGCTGGCTGCCCGCGATGCCATGGTCGAGGTGCATGGTGTGCTGAATACCATCGCTGTTAGTTTGATGAAGATTGCCAATGATATACGCTTCCTGGGCTCGGGACCACGTTGCGGTCTCGGCGAGCTGATGTTGCCGGAGAACGAGCCGGGTAGCTCCATTATGCCGGGCAAGGTGAATCCCACACAGTGCGAATCTATGACTATGTTGTGTGCCCAGGTTATGGGCAACCAGGTGGCTGTTAGCATTGGTGGCTCCAATGGGCATTTTGAGCTGAACGTCTTCAAGCCCTTAATTGTGTCCAATGTGTTGCGCTCCTTGCGCTTATTGG CCGATGGCAGCGTCAATTTTAGCAAGAACTGTGTGGAAGGCATTCAGCCGAACTCAGAGCGCATTGCCAAGATCATGAACGAGTCGCTGATGTTGGTTACGGCCTTGAATCCACACATTGGCTACGACAAGGCCGCAAAGATTGCCAAGACTGCGCATGAGAATGGCACCACGCTCAAGGAGGAGGCTTTGAAGGAGGGCGTTACCGAGGAGCAATTCAAGGAGTGGGTTGATCCCACTAAGATGCTGGGTCCCAAGTAA
- the LOC117577997 gene encoding fumarate hydratase, mitochondrial isoform X2, with the protein MASSSQEFRVESDTFGELKVPADKYYGAQTMRSQINFPIGGPTERMPKPVVQAMGILKKAAAEVNKEFGLDQKVSEAISKAADDVISGKLYDDHFPLVIWQTGSGTQSNMNVNEVISNRAIELLGGKLGSKTPVHPNDHVNKSQSSNDTFPTAIHISVALELNNNLKPAIKILHDALAAKSNEFKDIIKIGRTHTMDAVPLTLGQEFGGYAQQLAYALERIDACLPRVYELALGGTAVGTGLNTRKGFAEKCAAKIAELTKLPFVTAPNKFEALAARDAMVEVHGVLNTIAVSLMKIANDIRFLGSGPRCGLGELSLPENEPGSSIMPGKVNPTQCESLTMLAAQVMGNQVAVTVGGANGHFELNVFKPLIVSNVLRSIRLLSDGSRTFTANCVDGIQANKDRIAKIMNESLMLVTALNPHIGYDKAAKIAKTAHKNGTTLKEEAINLGYLTEQQFNEWVRPEQMLGPK; encoded by the exons ATG GCCTCATCATCGCAAGAGTTTCGCGTGGAGAGCGATACATTCGGTGAGCTGAAGGTGCCAGCTGATAAATACTATGGCGCCCAAACGATGCGATCCCAGATCAACTTCCCCATTGGCGGACCAACGGAACGCATGCCC AAACCCGTGGTGCAGGCCATGGGCATCCTGAAGAAGGCTGCCGCCGAGGTGAACAAGGAGTTTGGACTCGACCAGAAGGTCAGCGAGGCCATCTCCAAGGCCGCCGACGATGTCATCTCCGGCAAGCTCTACGACGATCACTTCCCGCTGGTCATCTGGCAAACTGGCTCCGGCACCCAGAGCAACATGAACGTCAACGAG GTTATCAGCAATCGTGCCATCGAACTGCTGGGCGGCAAGCTGGGCTCCAAGACGCCAGTGCATCCCAACGATCATGTGAACAAATCGCAGAGCTCCAACGACACCTTCCCCACGGCCATTCACATCTCTGTTGCCCTCGAGCTGAACAACAACCTCAAGCCCGCCATCAAGATACTGCACGATGCCTTGGCTGCCAAGTCGAATGAGTTCAAGGACATCATCAAGATTGGACGCACGCACACCATGGACGCCGTGCCGCTGACATTGGGCCAGGAGTTCGGTGGTTATGCCCAGCAGTTGGCCTACGCCCTGGAACGCATCGATGCCTGCTTGCCGCGTGTCTATGAGCTTGCCTTGGGCGGCACAGCCGTCGGCACTGGTCTCAATACCCGCAAAGGCTTCGCCGAAAAGTGTGCTGCCAAGATCGCCGAGCTCACCAAGCTGCCATTTGTCACGGCGCCCAACAAGTTCGAGGCGCTGGCTGCCCGCGATGCCATGGTCGAGGTGCATGGTGTGCTGAATACCATCGCTGTTAGTTTGATGAAGATTGCCAATGATATACGCTTCCTGGGCTCTGGACCACGTTGCGGTCTCGGCGAACTCTCGCTGCCAGAGAACGAGCCGGGTAGCTCCATCATGCCGGGCAAGGTGAATCCCACACAGTGCGAGTCGCTGACAATGTTGGCCGCTCAGGTGATGGGCAACCAGGTGGCTGTGACTGTTGGCGGCGCCAATGGACACTTTGAGCTGAACGTGTTCAAGCCTCTGATTGTGTCGAATGTGCTGCGCTCCATTCGTCTGCTGT CTGATGGCAGCCGCACCTTCACCGCCAACTGCGTGGATGGCATCCAGGCGAACAAGGATCGCATTGCCAAGATCATGAACGAGTCGCTGATGTTGGTCACCGCCTTGAATCCACACATTGGCTACGACAAGGCCGCAAAGATTGCCAAGACAGCGCACAAGAATGGAACCACGCTCAAGGAGGAGGCCATCAATCTGGGCTATTTGACCGAGCAGCAGTTCAACGAATGGGTGCGTCCCGAGCAGATGCTGGGACCCAAGTAG
- the LOC117577997 gene encoding fumarate hydratase, mitochondrial isoform X1 — translation MVLPLLQRSTLRGVQQLTKPWASATCSLRLASSSQEFRVESDTFGELKVPADKYYGAQTMRSQINFPIGGPTERMPKPVVQAMGILKKAAAEVNKEFGLDQKVSEAISKAADDVISGKLYDDHFPLVIWQTGSGTQSNMNVNEVISNRAIELLGGKLGSKTPVHPNDHVNKSQSSNDTFPTAIHISVALELNNNLKPAIKILHDALAAKSNEFKDIIKIGRTHTMDAVPLTLGQEFGGYAQQLAYALERIDACLPRVYELALGGTAVGTGLNTRKGFAEKCAAKIAELTKLPFVTAPNKFEALAARDAMVEVHGVLNTIAVSLMKIANDIRFLGSGPRCGLGELSLPENEPGSSIMPGKVNPTQCESLTMLAAQVMGNQVAVTVGGANGHFELNVFKPLIVSNVLRSIRLLSDGSRTFTANCVDGIQANKDRIAKIMNESLMLVTALNPHIGYDKAAKIAKTAHKNGTTLKEEAINLGYLTEQQFNEWVRPEQMLGPK, via the exons GCCTCATCATCGCAAGAGTTTCGCGTGGAGAGCGATACATTCGGTGAGCTGAAGGTGCCAGCTGATAAATACTATGGCGCCCAAACGATGCGATCCCAGATCAACTTCCCCATTGGCGGACCAACGGAACGCATGCCC AAACCCGTGGTGCAGGCCATGGGCATCCTGAAGAAGGCTGCCGCCGAGGTGAACAAGGAGTTTGGACTCGACCAGAAGGTCAGCGAGGCCATCTCCAAGGCCGCCGACGATGTCATCTCCGGCAAGCTCTACGACGATCACTTCCCGCTGGTCATCTGGCAAACTGGCTCCGGCACCCAGAGCAACATGAACGTCAACGAG GTTATCAGCAATCGTGCCATCGAACTGCTGGGCGGCAAGCTGGGCTCCAAGACGCCAGTGCATCCCAACGATCATGTGAACAAATCGCAGAGCTCCAACGACACCTTCCCCACGGCCATTCACATCTCTGTTGCCCTCGAGCTGAACAACAACCTCAAGCCCGCCATCAAGATACTGCACGATGCCTTGGCTGCCAAGTCGAATGAGTTCAAGGACATCATCAAGATTGGACGCACGCACACCATGGACGCCGTGCCGCTGACATTGGGCCAGGAGTTCGGTGGTTATGCCCAGCAGTTGGCCTACGCCCTGGAACGCATCGATGCCTGCTTGCCGCGTGTCTATGAGCTTGCCTTGGGCGGCACAGCCGTCGGCACTGGTCTCAATACCCGCAAAGGCTTCGCCGAAAAGTGTGCTGCCAAGATCGCCGAGCTCACCAAGCTGCCATTTGTCACGGCGCCCAACAAGTTCGAGGCGCTGGCTGCCCGCGATGCCATGGTCGAGGTGCATGGTGTGCTGAATACCATCGCTGTTAGTTTGATGAAGATTGCCAATGATATACGCTTCCTGGGCTCTGGACCACGTTGCGGTCTCGGCGAACTCTCGCTGCCAGAGAACGAGCCGGGTAGCTCCATCATGCCGGGCAAGGTGAATCCCACACAGTGCGAGTCGCTGACAATGTTGGCCGCTCAGGTGATGGGCAACCAGGTGGCTGTGACTGTTGGCGGCGCCAATGGACACTTTGAGCTGAACGTGTTCAAGCCTCTGATTGTGTCGAATGTGCTGCGCTCCATTCGTCTGCTGT CTGATGGCAGCCGCACCTTCACCGCCAACTGCGTGGATGGCATCCAGGCGAACAAGGATCGCATTGCCAAGATCATGAACGAGTCGCTGATGTTGGTCACCGCCTTGAATCCACACATTGGCTACGACAAGGCCGCAAAGATTGCCAAGACAGCGCACAAGAATGGAACCACGCTCAAGGAGGAGGCCATCAATCTGGGCTATTTGACCGAGCAGCAGTTCAACGAATGGGTGCGTCCCGAGCAGATGCTGGGACCCAAGTAG